A genomic window from Neoarius graeffei isolate fNeoGra1 chromosome 5, fNeoGra1.pri, whole genome shotgun sequence includes:
- the LOC132886347 gene encoding uncharacterized protein LOC132886347 produces MIFSHSLTVFVFMTVLIGSEGSWDSGNSYNYDISKKSDLTKLYNSKVYEAERLTRPLKGLRFLSHSGVRVTLDDGTKWLVHKGDGFGLSSQTVVVKAEHMSKKWRVEETKNFQGSKTVSDFVRAGGTDYSLLFNNCHHGAKRMMED; encoded by the exons ATGATCTTCTCTCACTCCCTCACGGTGTTTGTCTTCATGACGGTGCTGATCGGCTCTGAAGGCTCCTGGGACTCCG GAAACTCGTATAATTATGACATCTCAAAGAAGTCGGACCTGACAAAGCTCTACAACTCGAAGGTTTATGAGGCTGAGCGTTTGACACGCCCACTCAAGGGCCTGAGATTCTTGAGTCACTCCGGAGTCAG AGTGACTCTGGATGACGGTACGAAGTGGCTCGTGCATAAAGGAGACGGTTTCGGTCTTTCATCTCAGACGGTGGTGGTGAAGGCAGAACACATGAGCAAGAAGTGGCGG GTCGAGGAGACGAAAAACTTCCAAGGCAGTAAGACGGTGTCGGATTTCGTGAGAGCGGGAGGAACTGATTACAGTCTGCTGTTCAATAACTGCCACCACGGTGCCAAGAGGATGATGGAAGATTAA
- the LOC132886346 gene encoding zinc transporter ZIP1-like, whose product MMSVGNGVGSELVCVLVYVVCVLVCGFGALGTLRMTGRGGTQSDTRLSSLSCLSAGVLLASCLLDVTPNFLTEMRETFAELGVTLRFPVPEFMLAVGFLFLLVMESLILTLRDECERQHGQKEGREEKEALLLCSPTPRPDPTLSPIRYFVLVLSLCLFSTFQSFSVGVVRLRPDLLLRTSLITCSLVFLLAQSQMRRSVVSICLVALSSAFPLSLVLHHTHTRSPLRLACSTLEGLSVGSFTYVVFMDVIPRAMSASEHRIGRVTLILMGFSVLTAALLLRT is encoded by the exons atgatgTCTGTGGGTAATGGTGTGGGATCAGAGctggtgtgtgtgttggtgtatgtggtgtgtgtgttggtgtgtgggtTTGGCGCACTCGGGACACTGAGAATGACGGGGAGAGGCGGAACACAGTCag acacCCGTCTCTCCTCTCTCAGCTGTCTCTCTGCAGGTGTACTTTTAGCCTCATGTCTGTTGGACGTGACCCCAAATTTCCTGACAGAGATGAGAGAGACATTTGCTGAGCTCGGCGTGACG CTGCGCTTCCCCGTGCCGGAGTTCATGCTGGCGGTGGGGTTCCTGTTCCTGCTGGTGATGGAGTCTCTGATTCTGACTCTGAGAGACGAGTGCGAGCGACAGCACGGACAGAAAGAAGGACGAGAGGAGAAGGAAGCTCTGCTCCTGTGTTCGCCGACGCCCCGTCCCGATCCCACCCTGTCCCCCATCCGTTACTTCGTGCTGGTCCTGTCCCTCTGTCTCTTCTCCACGTTCCAGAGTTTCTCGGTGGGGGTGGTTCGGCTGCGCCCCGATCTCCTCCTGCGCACTTCGCTCATCACCTGCAGCCTGGTCTTCCTGCTCGCTCAGAGTCAAATGAGACGCTCCGTGGTGTCCATCTGCCTGGTGGCGCTGTCCTCGGCGTTCCCGCTCAGCCTCGtcctgcatcacacacacacacgcagccccTTACGCCTGGCTTGCTCCACGCTCGAGGGTCTGAGTGTCGGGAGCTTCACCTACGTCGTCTTCATGGATGTGATTCCGCGAGCGATGAGCGCGAGCGAGCACCGCATCGGGAGAGTCACGCTCATCCTCATGGGCTTCAGTGTGCTAACCGCCGCACTGCTCCTCaggacatga